Within the Aspergillus luchuensis IFO 4308 DNA, chromosome 5, nearly complete sequence genome, the region ATGAGCATCCTTTAGTGTCTATCTACCTTCTAGTTAATCCTCTACAGTAAGTTACGCTGGAAAACCATGCCCCGAAGGTGTCGTCCATATCGCTGACTACTGTTCCATAGGTGCTTGGGTATCTACCATTATCAAGAGAATGTCCCTCTCGATAGAATAGCCCTTGGACTAGAGTAGCTTTTTCAGACTCGCCATTATTGCCTCTTTACGAGCATCATGACTCATTGTTTTGTTGTGAGGCTGAAGTACTTGAATACATAAGAGCTTGGTGACGGTTTGTTTGGAGTCCCTCATCGGATGTGGTGGTCGAAATGGTTGATGCACTTCAATTTCTTGAAAGCCTATTCCGGAGTTAAAgactcttcttccatttaATCAATTATCTGGTTtaatctctccctctccatcatctatTTGTAGCAGCACACAAGTAGACacagaacaggaagaaacAGTGAAGACGGCGGGGCAACAACACCAGGGCGGCCCGTGCAAAGAATTTCTCCAGAGCTCGGCCggctctccctcttcctcccacaaCTTCCCTCGTGGCCTTTCTGCCTCTCTACCCCCCTTTTCTCATCCCCACTATCAAATATCTTTCGCACAATGGCAATCCAGTGAGTCCCTCATCGGCTACTGAATTGGCCGGAAATGCGCTAACCTCTCATTTCCCCAGCTACTTGATTCTCCTGTCGAGGCAGGGCAAAGTGGTTCGTTTCGTGGCCCACCCAACTCTGTGACCTGGCTGGAAGCGGAGACTAACACAACAAAATTTCCCAGCGCCTTGCCAAATGGTTCAccactctctctcccaaggagaaggccaagatcaTCAAGGATGTGACCCAGCTGGTTCTGTCGCGTCGCACCCGCATGTGCAATTTCCTCGAATACAAAGGTTCGTCCGAATCATTTCCACCCCTCACTTGGATACTCCCCCGCAGCTCGCCCACTACCCCGATCGGACTGCATctgactttcttcttcgtcgtcgtcgccaGACACCAAGGTCGTTTACCGTCGCTAtgcctccctcttcttcatcgccggTTGTGCATCCACCGATAACGAATTGATCACCCTCGAGGTCGTGCATCGTTACGTCGAGCAGATGGACAAGTACTACGGCAATGTGTGCGAGCTGgatatcatcttcaacttccaAAAGGCATACTTCATCCTTGATGAGCTGTTGCTGGCGGGAGAAATGCAGgagagcagcaagaaaaatgTGTTGAGGTGCATCAGCCAGCAGGACAGTCTGGAAGACATGGAGGTAAGTCGATAGCGTCTATTGCTTCACAACACCCAGCACCCCCTATTTGGAACATGAGCACGGAACACCTGTCTTTGGAGCGTCCAATTGCtacgtttcttttttccggCCCGCCCCTTTTTATACCTGCGAGGTTCCGACATCATGATCAATTCCTGCGGCAACCTCCTTGTCCTCCTCCCCACAACATCGTTTCCCTCCGCCCTGCCCTGCCCCCTCAACCAATCACTTCATCTCAGCGAGCcataccatcatcttctgtcGACGTCAGCTAATGCCGCCTCAGGTTGAGGAAGACGTGGTCACGAAGATTATGTAGACGCCTCTCCGGCCCGCGAGCGTTTCTTTGTTGTTTATACTGTTTGGGATGTTCGTTTCTGTTTCTGGGGCAAGCTGGACTGCTATACATACTGGCGTTGGACGTACATAAGCGTTGTGTTCTACTGTCTCGCGACTTTGTTGCCAAGAACTAATTAATACCACCATGACTACATTCAGGATTCCAAGGAAGTCGTCAATCATTTAGCCAAGGAAGGGCTCCTGTGAGGGGATTCACAGAATGGACGGATCATCCGGGAGAATAATGGATGATTCCGCACTTTGCCTCATTATCTGGGCTGGTTGGCCATCCTTGGTTCAGCGCGCAACCCGTGAGGTGGGTGCGTGATATCACTGGCCCGACCTGCGCCACGTGACTGGGGGCTCCCCCCTCGGGGCGCAGCGCgcatcccccatcccccccaaGACCAGTCGTCGCTCTATCGCGCTGTCCATctcccattccttccctgagtcttcttccatctccttccgtctcatctgcatctgatATGGCGACTTGGCTCTCCATACTCACCTATTAACTCACCCATTCTTCGCTCCTGTGCTGCCACCGTAGCAACGGTTCCACTCGCCAGCTCATTCACTCTTATCGCCGGATTCGTGACGTCTCAGGAGACAACGGCCCCGGTTTATTCGAACCCAACTGCTGCGACAATTGCTCTGATCTGCTTGTCGCATCACCTTGAGTCTTGATCACCGACCACGGTGTTCTCCGCTTATCTATCATCACGCCTTATCGTAATCAGCGACTGCTACACCGCAACTCtggctgaagatgaaggtatGCAATCTAGCCCTATTACGCCGCTGCAGCCTCCCCTAGAGTGGCCTGATACTTACCGTGCCTGTTCTTTTCTAGTTTCTTCCTTTGCCCGAGTTCGAAGACGTGACGAGTTCTCTCAATTTCGACACTGCCGATTGTCACATTGTTGGGGGATGCGATCTGTACACTACAAAGGCTGCTCGAGCCGATCGGAAATTGTACAAGAACATTGAACAGTCGCTTGAGTCTCAATATGAATCGGTTCTCCGTCTGTCAGCTTCGCTGTCACCTCCCAACGCATCGGACGCGGCCGCCTCGCTCAACCTGTCCCGGTCGAGTCCTTTCGGTCCCCTGAGCGACCACTCCAGTCGACGAACATTTGCCTATTTGATCGCGACATTAAATGCCAGTCATCCGGATTATGACTTCTCCCATGTGCTGCGCCCATCAGACTTTCATCGTGAACGGAATCTGAAAAGGGTCATGAACACGATCGATTCAACATTGTTCAATCTTCGGCCACGCGAGGCCATTGATCtgacacctccatcccctgtGACGATATCGGGTTCCTACAATGCGGGCGCATCTTCTACGTGGGGGCCGAGAATGTGGAGGGTGATCGATGAACATATGTCTCTGAAGGAGTGCTCCCTCTATTCGTTTTCGCCGGATGAGGATCCGTCGGATGCGGACGATGGAGCAATCTGGAGTCTTCATTACTTCTTTTTCAACCGACTACGGAAACGCGTCTGTTATCTGTATCTACGAGCGATCCCAATCCTGAGCCACACGCCCAGCGAGGGACTTGCCACGCCGACAACGAAGAGAACGTACGACGACGGATACTTGACACCGGAACTTGGCTCGAGCAAGCGGGCCCGCTACTGGCTAGGCGAGGGTATTGAACTCGAGAGCGAaagcgacgaggaagccagTGGGTCGAAACCGGCGCATCCAGTCGTGGACGAATACGACCACTACCTGCTCAGCGATGAGGAGTTTCGCTCCCGATCGGGCAGCAAGGGCACCGTTCGGGCCATGAGCGAGGAAATCGCCGACTCGATGGAGGTCtaatcctcccctcccttctgCCTTACCTGTTTATTCTTCCATTTCAACCAACCCGGCCCTTCTTGTTGCCATGGGCCGTTTGTTCAGTTGCTTGTTCTCGTTTGGTTTTGACTGCTCGGCGTAATTGTGTTCTTGTCTGCTGCATTCAACCTGCATTTGCACCGGCTAGGGGCGTTATACTCGGCAAccggaaggaagggaaggaaagccCCTAATTGTAATTGAACGGCTGTTGGtctaatgatgatgatgacgacgaacgACGTGCTGCGTCACGGCAATCCGATGCGGCGCTCAAGGGCAGGTTCCACAACGGCGGGCGTTGTCATTCTTCTGTTTCCTTCCTGTATTTATTACAAATTGACATTTCACTCTCTGAATTTGATCCGCTACGAGTAGACAGAAGAAATAGCTATTTATAGATCAGACCAGCTATTCAGTAATCAAACAGTATGAGTAGTGAAAGACCAGCGACTTGGTGTTCCCCGATTGGTCCGTGCACCGCGGCGGCCAAAGCTGTCCTCCGATCCGACTATCACCAAGTAGACCATCTATCATCGTCAACAAGCAACCTTCAGAACACACTACCCATTCCACTTCCCCCGCACGCGCATTTCCGCAATTTTTACACAATGGCGGATGACGAAGAGCGCATCAAGGCTGAGAAGCTAGCTGCCGCGAAGAAAAGGGTAAGCATATCCCTTATGAATGCACATtagctacctacctaccccGGCCCGTGTATCTGTCCTTAGTCTATCTATTGGAACAGCACACTCAAGCGCAGCGCGAACATATTACTAATGGAATGAGTTTATAGGTAGCCCAGCTccaaaaacagaaaaagaaagcaaacaaGAAAGCCGCCAGCGTCGATACCTCCAAAGATACTAcccccgctgctgctgctgagtcCTCAGAACCAGCCAAGGAAGATGCGCCCGCGGCGTCGTCTCCGGAACCGGCGCCTGCACCGGCCACagaaaaggagggaggggaggaaggtgcTAGTGCTGCGCCGGAGGTAGAGGAGACACAGACAGAGAAGGCGACAGAGCCAGAAACGAAGACAGAACCTCCAGCCGAAACCACCACATCGGAGGAGAAAACAGAGAAGAGTGAAGACAAGGAACAAGAACAACcccaggaggagaagaaagaaaccgAAGCccccgcagcagcagcagcagaagaagaagggactgAGCCCATGCCCGATGCACCCACGTCGCCGGGTCCCGAAACCCCCGCGCAACCCGCCATGAAGCCCGAGTCATCCGGAAGAGCGTCAGCGCACGGTCGACAGCCCTCTCTATCTATCCAGTCGAAGATGCGGTCATCGTCGTTCCGGAAGGGGTCCGTGTCGCAGGGGAGCAGTGGGTCGCCGTCGCCGGCGGCGAGTGCGATGCTGAAGTCGCCTTCGTTGCCGCCATTGAGCGCGGATGGCGAGGCGGTGCAGGAAGTGTATCGGAAACAGTCGACGCGgattgaggagttggagaaggataATAagcggttggagaaggagttggaggaggggaagggacggtggaagaagacggaggagcaGTTGGAGGATCTCCGGGAGGCTAGTGTGGATGTTGCGGAGTTGAAGGTGAAGTTGCAGGATGCGGAGGCGAAGGtgggggagattgaggagttgGTGAGTTGACCTTTTATCTCTACATGGTTCTGAAGGGCTTTATCGGGGACTTCTAAGACTAACGGTCTACTGGGTGTGTAGAAAGCAGAAATCGCATCCCTCCAGAGACAAAACTCACATCTGCAAACCCGCACGCATCGAAGCACCGCCAGCGTCTCTGTGCCCGGTCCCTCGGAGTCTCCCCCAGCGGACCTGGTGCAGCAATTAGAATCCAAGTCCGCGACGATCGAAGCGATGGAACTGGAGATCTCAAACCTGCGCGCACAGCTCGCATCGAGCAGCGCACACGAGGCCCAAATAGCAGCTCTCGAAGAGAAGCTCTCCGGCAGTGAATCCGCGCTCGAGAAAGCCCAGCGCGAGCTAACCGACACCAAGAGCGCGCTGACCCGCGCCTCAGAAAAGGCCGTCAAAGAGGGCGTGGACAAGACCTCCACAGAGACACTAATCAAGAACCTCCAGCGCGAGCTCGAAGAGCTCAAACAAGAGAAGACCACAACAGACAGAAAAGTCGAGACCCTCGAAAAGAAGCTCGAAGCCATGGGCAACCTACACAAGGAATCCGAAGCTCGGCATCAAACCCGTCTGCGCGAGACCGAGAAGATCGAAAAAGAAGCCGCAGTGCTCCGCAAACGACTCGCAGACGTAGAGAACGAGAACCTCCGTCtcaaagaagaacaagaatcCCTCCGTAAACGACACGCCACCGACCACGGCAGCGCCGGcgccgacgatgacgccCTCGACGAactcgaagacgaagaacgCTCCCGTCTGCACCGCCGCATCCGCGACCTCGAAGGCGAAGTCTTCGACCTCCGCCGCGGCATCTGGAAAGAACGTCGCGAGGAACTTGCCCATCACCTCCACTCCCCGGAcacccccttcccccatccatcctcaccatctgccgccacagcagcagcagcagcaaacacCTTCGACGACGTCGACCTCATCGGCGGAACCCCCGACCACGCCCGTCGCCGCAGCATGGCCGCCAACAACCACAAgtcccaacagcaacaacaacactcctccttctcaaccGTCCTATCCTCCGGACTCGCCGCCTTCACCGGCGGAAACTCCTTCTACG harbors:
- the VAS2 gene encoding AP-1 complex subunit sigma (COG:U;~EggNog:ENOG410PN82;~InterPro:IPR016635,IPR022775,IPR011012;~PFAM:PF01217;~antiSMASH:Cluster_5.9;~go_process: GO:0015031 - protein transport [Evidence IEA]), whose protein sequence is MAIHYLILLSRQGKVRLAKWFTTLSPKEKAKIIKDVTQLVLSRRTRMCNFLEYKDTKVVYRRYASLFFIAGCASTDNELITLEVVHRYVEQMDKYYGNVCELDIIFNFQKAYFILDELLLAGEMQESSKKNVLRCISQQDSLEDMEDSKEVVNHLAKEGLL
- the MAF1 gene encoding RNA polymerase III-inhibiting protein MAF1 (BUSCO:EOG09263FKC;~COG:K;~EggNog:ENOG410PK3A;~InterPro:IPR038564,IPR015257;~PFAM:PF09174;~antiSMASH:Cluster_5.9;~go_process: GO:0016480 - negative regulation of transcription by RNA polymerase III [Evidence IEA]), with the translated sequence MKFLPLPEFEDVTSSLNFDTADCHIVGGCDLYTTKAARADRKLYKNIEQSLESQYESVLRLSASLSPPNASDAAASLNLSRSSPFGPLSDHSSRRTFAYLIATLNASHPDYDFSHVLRPSDFHRERNLKRVMNTIDSTLFNLRPREAIDLTPPSPVTISGSYNAGASSTWGPRMWRVIDEHMSLKECSLYSFSPDEDPSDADDGAIWSLHYFFFNRLRKRVCYLYLRAIPILSHTPSEGLATPTTKRTYDDGYLTPELGSSKRARYWLGEGIELESESDEEASGSKPAHPVVDEYDHYLLSDEEFRSRSGSKGTVRAMSEEIADSMEV
- a CDS encoding uncharacterized protein (COG:S;~EggNog:ENOG410PHP1) — encoded protein: MADDEERIKAEKLAAAKKRVAQLQKQKKKANKKAASVDTSKDTTPAAAAESSEPAKEDAPAASSPEPAPAPATEKEGGEEGASAAPEVEETQTEKATEPETKTEPPAETTTSEEKTEKSEDKEQEQPQEEKKETEAPAAAAAEEEGTEPMPDAPTSPGPETPAQPAMKPESSGRASAHGRQPSLSIQSKMRSSSFRKGSVSQGSSGSPSPAASAMLKSPSLPPLSADGEAVQEVYRKQSTRIEELEKDNKRLEKELEEGKGRWKKTEEQLEDLREASVDVAELKVKLQDAEAKVGEIEELKAEIASLQRQNSHLQTRTHRSTASVSVPGPSESPPADLVQQLESKSATIEAMELEISNLRAQLASSSAHEAQIAALEEKLSGSESALEKAQRELTDTKSALTRASEKAVKEGVDKTSTETLIKNLQRELEELKQEKTTTDRKVETLEKKLEAMGNLHKESEARHQTRLRETEKIEKEAAVLRKRLADVENENLRLKEEQESLRKRHATDHGSAGADDDALDELEDEERSRLHRRIRDLEGEVFDLRRGIWKERREELAHHLHSPDTPFPHPSSPSAATAAAAANTFDDVDLIGGTPDHARRRSMAANNHKSQQQQQHSSFSTVLSSGLAAFTGGNSFYGGGSGSGSSATRGRASSTQQHHQPATRGSLELLSEENFDDEFDEAEFARAQAEEEARKRVEWVREIKKKLRDWHGWRLDLVDSRAGAEGAGVGMGEIFQI